The following DNA comes from Pieris rapae chromosome 17, ilPieRapa1.1, whole genome shotgun sequence.
GTCATTTTTTCCAGACGTCTCTTTGTAATTTCATCGTACTCCCTGGCACGTATTTTAAGGATAATTTCCCTTTCGTCATATGTAGAGTTGTATGGATAACAGTGAAGAAGGAAGGGCCAAACTTCCCTCCTCAACTCTTTGTCTAACCCcccaaaaaatatacatttgcgAAGGAACAGGTCATCTTCGATTACTCCTTTGCTATTCATTATCTTTCCGTAATATAATTCTGGTGTTATTTTAGGAAGTTTTCCCTCTTCTGGGTGTTGTTCTGATTTTTGCACCTCTGGCCGACACACCATAAAGTGACGGTATGGTATATTCGGTTCTTCGGAGCCTAAAACAAAACTAGTCAGGAACAGGAAGGGAAAATTAACTAGACAACTGCATACAGATGTGGTCCAAGCCTCACAGGAAAGCCAAAACTTGAAGTAATGTATATCAAATAGTATAACTTGCTTTACCTGgcgtaagttttatattatggaGCAAAGAGTGCCATCTGTGTAGTACTTGAGCGAGGTGGTCAAGTCCGCCATgatgaaaatgtaaaattttgtattgagACTCCCTTGACGCTACCACAAGTTGTCCACAGGTGCAGTTATCATCATTAAAGAATAAGCGCAAAGAACGCATTTGGCTAAGATCGACGGAGAATCTGGAAACATATTCTACTATAACTTCATTACTTGTATTTACGctagaaattgtaaaaaaatattaaaagattttgtttcggtaaactgtattttcttttacccTAGTTCTTGTCTTCATGGTGCAGCAGCTCTGCAATTGACACATGTACTACTTATTATTCAACAACGCGATACATAACAATATGCGGAACATTTGAAAACTAGGGCAATTCATTATCGCCatacaaatgtttatatttaaacgtccttctttaatattttatattttgttagaaTTGTTTTACTACGATTCTATAGATTAACTGTTAGCCAACGTACTTGCGATTGtattgaattgttttaatacaataatttataattaaaaaataagtttaatttttgctACGCTTTTTAAGTACTTGTCAcgttaaaaatagtattttatttttcttgtgcCAATGTTGTTGGCATAGGGTTGGCCATTATGACTTCCTGTTGAAATAATTGATTGAAACatcgaataataatataaacgcaATGTTAAGGCATGTCGTGTTTTTCGCGTTAGTAAAAAGATTTCTTTTTAAGCACAGTTACTTTCATTTAAAGCCTGTATACATTTCATGTTATTTCGAAATATTCTCACCTTCGACATTTAAGAGGAGCTCTACGCTGAGGTGCTGGGGAACTGTGCACGCTATCAGGAAACACCAAGTTATGTTTCAGGGCCAAAAATTCTGGAGTACTCATCCAATTAGGGTTGCCCTCGTCACATGAACTCATCGACAATGACCTCACGAAGCCACCGGAGAGCGAGTCAGGGGTCAAGTCAACGTTCTCGATATTCGGATTAGCAATTGTTATGTTAACTGAAGTCATCGATTGCGACCGAACGTGTTTATCGCCTTCGAAAATTTGAGAATCATCTTTTACTTCGTATACATCATCTTTAATAGACTCCGCGGATTTTATAGTATGCCTTGCACTTCTTAACTCATCCTTCCTTGTATCATTTTGAGTATACCGtgtttcataagatttaatacTTTGCTTATCTGAATTTGAGTTCAAGCTCGTTGTATCCGAGGAGTCTGAGAAGGCATTATCATATTTTCTTACTTTCTCCTTTCTAGGTTTTGAAACAGGGATATCTTTTGGATGAGATGGTATGTTGATGTTACAGATCTCCTCGCTCGGGCTAGTTTCAACAGCTGACGGGCATTTCCTAAGCGTAGAATTGGGAATCcaatttagaaataatgtaGGTCGTTTAGCATTGTTATGCTGATCTGTAAATACTTTGGTCGTCACTGTGAGATAGCCCGGATGGTGCACTATATCTAATTCGTGTCTAGCGATAGTCGGTGGGTGAACGCACACGTTGTTCTTGCAGAATAAAATTTCGTTGTCCACATATTCGGGTGGGTCCTCGTCGTCAAACTCCAAGCCAAGAAAATAACTTGATGCTCGTTTAATTAGTTCAGGTAGCGGCATGATGTTTACATTTCAGAAATAAATCGACTGAGTATTGCAGATTAGTGCTATCACACGCGGCGATATCATCAGAGCACTTCCTTCACTATTCAGTGGACTGCGCGCATGTAAACACCCACATAGCTGTGATAACGTATTGATCGCGAATCGTGTCTCGCTAACAACGTCACAGCAAGAACCAAGTACGAGGAGGTTAAAGGTTATTGATGTTAAACAAACGTACTTTCTATTTAACGTTATTATTATAGGAATGTTATTTTcggtaatttatttgtatattatgtaaattaaaaaaataatatacctgtaaagaaaatacttaattccaatctgaaaataataacacaattttaaatatattcgatTCTATTGACCatattctaatttaatattaattgattacgataatttaatattggacAGTGAACTATATTAATggatataatgtatttaaaaaataataacttataaagttatataatattcacgCTATACGAGACCTTTGatattgtgaaatattttaagaatgtcACTCctgttaaattataactagGTCGATACTCGAATCTCGATAGTCAATACATATTAACTTGCGATATTTCAGAGttgaataaactttaaaattggtATGGCAACCTGACAATCATTATGGTAAATCATTAAATCGATTGTTGGCAACACTggacaattattaaattattgacgCATGCGCCACACTTTACAATCAGCTGTCAGAGAGAATTTTAATCacgtaaaaaacaaaattatttgtgtCTCTAGATAATTCCCGTCAACATGGCGGGCCAAAATCCAGGATCTCCAACTGACTTCCAATATTTCTACGAAGATGaagtgtataaaataaataaccgcGGCCAGGTCGTCTTTGGTCTTGTTCTCGAAAACTATGAAGCAAATTCTAGCGACCAAGAGAGTGACATTGAAACTCCTGTTCAAAAAGGAGAAATTAGAGTTGTGTGGCATCCTTCAGGAACTGAAAGAGTAGTTTCTGAAAAGTCGGTGAGTACAAGAAGTTCCAAAGCCCTGCAGATGTATAATACCGGAAAATTAGAAATGCCAATAGAGGAACaacttacattttaaaatacttgtcAGGCACTTCAATGGTTCTTAAAGAAATtctattaagttatttattaatattttattaaattttataaggaAATGAAGTACCACGCCATCTTTgtcgttatatttttttctacctTCAATAAACAGATTATGTTAACAAAATTGTTACCCTCACAAACCAAATACGCCCAAATTTCTATTTGTAAATTCCCATAAAATTTTcctttcatattatttattaatcttttttatattcatttatataaggTGTTTGCATATATAAATTGAGGATCTTattcaatgaaatatattatttgggtaaatatatatttaattttgtaaatttgtaaGATTTGCCCAACCAATTTATGGGCTTTATATTGATTGTTTAACTTACCGGATTTTCATCAatacatattaacaatattaattattgagaaTTTCTTTTCTGtgttttatatagtattacATTCATTCCATTTATGCAGGTTGGACTTGCTGATCGGTCATTGATGCCAGGAGATGTAGTCCGTCGTCTGATAGCTGGCAAGGATACCCAGCGGGGATACTGCAGAGATATTGAAATGACTGCAGCTCTCCAGATAGTTGGAACCAAACATGTTATACCAAATGTGGCCAGTGAAAGACTGCAGCCCTTAGAAGAATTCACTCCAGATTTAGCTGTGTGTCTTGATTCTTGGGTTGGTACTTCAAAGGTAAGAATAGTTATTATGTAACAGGaagaaaatataagtaataagtatAGTATACTAGGAACTTTGAGTTAAAGGCTGTTGCTAATCTTCATTAATCtgcttttattaaatctttttataagtaaaaggGTGTGTTTCAAGCTGCCCATTATTCTAGAAATAATCATTTCTATACCATGTATGCTATAGGTACAGTGTtgccatttattaataagtggTTTGTTAATGGGTGTAGTAAGTTTTGGATTGAAGCTAATTCTTATAAATACAGacaaaattgcatttttttttaattttataaaacaaaaagaaactttgttgatattgtttttaaatattgattgaaattaatttgacccaaaatgttattttctGGACTAGATCTATTtatcagtataaaattaataatataataataaagtttccatagtaataatatttacaaaacttgaaataaattatggaaATAACCACATGACAttagtttagttatttaattgaactttgctttaatttgtttataaattccatgaatatttaatttcttcaaattattattaatttagcaaCTGATAACACCTCATGCTAGAAAATATAGtatgttaagttatacaaactattttccacaaatttgttttaaacatatactcTACCAACAACTGCTGTTTCAGCACACTTGCTATATAATGGCAATGATTTACAATACTCTCAGTTAATTTCATACATAAAGactatcattttatttatgaaataatatatttacctacTTTAGATTCAGAAGTAGTTCAGCAATGTCTGCCGCAGTTTCCACTGGGGTAGGATTACATACCTATACTTGTAAATTACACCGATACATaacttgataaataataatcttttcaGCTGTTGATATGTCTATCAGTTGTGCATTAGActaagaaaatagtaatttatacaTTGGAAGTGTTCAGTTGCCACTTTTAATGCTGTGGTTGCATTTGAGATTTATGGTTTTAACTAATACTTATAGtcatattcttatatattagttattatatagaatataactaaatattacattGAATTAGGAATTATATGTTATCAATAGTTTGGTTGTAATGTACCTTCATAGTACCCCacaactttgattttgttatgTTGTGTGTAAGATATATTTTCCTTGGTAAACTAATCATTGACATCCtagtcaaaattatatatattatgtaattttatttaccatcAAATACTCTTTTGAGATATCGATATTGGTAATAagtgaatgtaaattatttattattttagtgtttttgtatgtattgttttaggCTGTACATAGTAAACTTCGCCTAGTGTCAGCTGATGGATCCCGTTTAGAATACCCAGACCTTGATACTTGTCCACTAGAAGACTATTCCATGCGACGTCGTCGTGGAACCCCTTACTCGTCAGCGGAGTTTTATCCAGGACAGGTGGTCTATGGTCCAATAGGGTCACTGGATAATGCGAATTGGCTTAATATGACCAAGGAAATGAAGTCTGCAAGGAAACATAAGATGCATGATCACAAGGTACCTATATCACAGATACATTTTTTCCTTTAACTCAATAGagaaacttattataaaatggaaTAGTTAATCTTATTGGAGCATGATGCACTTTCCTCGAATTAGATATGTTAACTG
Coding sequences within:
- the LOC111000910 gene encoding TBC1 domain family member 16 — encoded protein: MPLPELIKRASSYFLGLEFDDEDPPEYVDNEILFCKNNVCVHPPTIARHELDIVHHPGYLTVTTKVFTDQHNNAKRPTLFLNWIPNSTLRKCPSAVETSPSEEICNINIPSHPKDIPVSKPRKEKVRKYDNAFSDSSDTTSLNSNSDKQSIKSYETRYTQNDTRKDELRSARHTIKSAESIKDDVYEVKDDSQIFEGDKHVRSQSMTSVNITIANPNIENVDLTPDSLSGGFVRSLSMSSCDEGNPNWMSTPEFLALKHNLVFPDSVHSSPAPQRRAPLKCRRFSVDLSQMRSLRLFFNDDNCTCGQLVVASRESQYKILHFHHGGLDHLAQVLHRWHSLLHNIKLTPGSEEPNIPYRHFMVCRPEVQKSEQHPEEGKLPKITPELYYGKIMNSKGVIEDDLFLRKCIFFGGLDKELRREVWPFLLHCYPYNSTYDEREIILKIRAREYDEITKRRLEKMTPEQHAMFWKSVQSVIEKDVVRTDRGNPFFAGDNNYNVEIMKNILLNYAIYNPVLGYTQGMSDLLAPVLCEIKCEAEAFWCFVGLMQRAIFVCTPTDNDMDNNLSYLRELIRIMVPHFYKHLEKHIDAMELLFCHRWILLCFKREFTEAVALRMWEACWANYQTDYFHLFLCLAIVAVYADDVIAQDLNTDEMLLHFSSLAMYMDGRLILRKARGLLYQFRQLVRIPCTLAGMCQRCGPGIWDSTHRPSVECTGAHDFCEYAVQ